Proteins found in one Salvelinus alpinus chromosome 11, SLU_Salpinus.1, whole genome shotgun sequence genomic segment:
- the faah2b gene encoding fatty-acid amide hydrolase 2-B isoform X3 has protein sequence MVQDRFAAALLEAAQVDKLIEEETGGEDVLEDRLPLLGVPLTVKEAFALRGMPNTAGVVSRRGILSVGDAPPVALLKRAGAIPLGVTNSSELCMWSESHNHLYGICNNPYDQERTPGGSSGGEGSILGGGASVIGIGSDIGGSIRMPCFFNGVFGHKTTPGVISNDCQYPPASGRHEDYLSTGPMCRYAEDLLPMLRIMAGPNAHKLSLSVEVDLRNLRFFSIPHDGGSPLVSAVDEQLLQAQRRVVERLESDLGVKVQEVRLSGLKYGFQIWDTYMGLPDKEGKRPTPFQVLMGEPGRPVWPVWELAKWMMGRSPHTMAAIGLALVEITSSSKPSPFILKQKEKLQKEIEELLGTDGVLLYPTYPHLAPKHHHPLFTPFNFAYTGVINILGLPVTQCPLGLSVEGLPLGVQVVTGKHQDRLSLAMALYLEKTYGGWRDPGAA, from the exons ATGGTGCAGGACAG gtTTGCAGCAGCGTTGCTAGAGGCAGCCCAGGTGGACAAGCTGATCGAGGAGGAGACCGGGGGAGAGGATGTTCTGGAGGATAGACTTCCCCTGCTGGGGGTCCCCCTCACTGTCAAAGAGGCCTTCGCTCTACGGG GCATGCCTAACACCGCAGGTGTGGTTTCCCGGCGCGGGATCCTTTCAGTGGGGGACGCCCCTCCCGTGGCCCTGTTAAAGAGGGCCGGGGCCATCCCCCTGGGGGTCACCAACTCCAGCGAGCTCTGCATGTGGTCCGAGTCCCACAACCACCTATACGGCATTTGCAATAATCCCTATGACCAGGAGAGGACACCAGGCGGCAGCTCAG gtggagagggtagtataCTTGGCGGTGGAGCATCAGTGATCGGGATAGGTTCTGACATCGGTGGAAGTATCCGTATGCCGTGCTTCTTCAATGGCGTTTTTGGCCATAAAACCACACCAG GTGTAATATCTAATGATTGTCAGTACCCCCCTGCCTCTGGTCGTCATGAGGACTACCTCAGTACTGGCCCCATGTGTCGTTATGCTGAGGACCTTCTGCCCATGCTCAGGATCATGGCTGGACCCAATGCTCACAA ATTGTCTTTGTCCGTTGAGGTGGATCTGAGGAACCTGCGTTTCTTCTCTATCCCTCACGATGGAGGCTCTCCTCTGGTGAGTGCTGTAGATGAACAGCTCCTTCAAGCCCAGAGGAGG GTGGTGGAGCGGCTCGAGTCTGACCTAGGGGTCAAGGTTCAGGAGGTGCGGCTCTCTGGGCTCAAATATGGCTTCCAGATCTGGGATACGTACATGGGGCTCCCCGACAAGGAGGGCAAG CGCCCCACACCCTTCCAAGTGTTGATGGGGGAACCAGGGAGGCCGGTGTGGCCAGTGTGGGAGCTGGCCAAGTGGATGATGGGAAGGTCCCCTCACACCATGGCTGCTATTG GCCTGGCCTTGGTAGAGATTACCAGCTCATCCAAGCCCTCTCCCTTCATCCTGAAGCAGAAAGAGAAGCTACAGAAGGAGATTGAGGAGCTGTTGGGTACAGATGGGGTTCTCCTGTACCCCACCTACCCTCACCTCGCCCCCAAACACCACCACCCCCTCTTCACACCCTTCAACTTCGCCTACACAG GGGTCATCAACATCCTGGGGCTGCCTGTGACCCAGTGCCCTCTGGGGTTGAGTGTAGAGGGTCTTCCCCTGGGGGTGCAGGTGGTGACTGGGAAGCACCAGGATCGCCTGTCCCTAGCCATGGCCCTCTACCTGGAGAAGACCTACGGAGGCTGGAGAGACCCTGGAGCCGCCTGA
- the faah2b gene encoding fatty-acid amide hydrolase 2-B isoform X1, with the protein MALTRLERAQVWILSACTGVLFALFRLLSPRRSRGFTKLLPVTNPLLMMSAMQLAQRIRRREVSSVEVVQAYIDRIQEVNPLLNAMVQDRFAAALLEAAQVDKLIEEETGGEDVLEDRLPLLGVPLTVKEAFALRGMPNTAGVVSRRGILSVGDAPPVALLKRAGAIPLGVTNSSELCMWSESHNHLYGICNNPYDQERTPGGSSGGEGSILGGGASVIGIGSDIGGSIRMPCFFNGVFGHKTTPGVISNDCQYPPASGRHEDYLSTGPMCRYAEDLLPMLRIMAGPNAHKLSLSVEVDLRNLRFFSIPHDGGSPLVSAVDEQLLQAQRRVVERLESDLGVKVQEVRLSGLKYGFQIWDTYMGLPDKEGKRPTPFQVLMGEPGRPVWPVWELAKWMMGRSPHTMAAIGLALVEITSSSKPSPFILKQKEKLQKEIEELLGTDGVLLYPTYPHLAPKHHHPLFTPFNFAYTGVINILGLPVTQCPLGLSVEGLPLGVQVVTGKHQDRLSLAMALYLEKTYGGWRDPGAA; encoded by the exons ATGGCGTTGACCCGGCTAGAACGGGCCCAGGTATGGATTCTGAGTGCGTGCACGGGCGTGCTCTTTGCGCTCTTTCGGCTCCTCTCTCCCCGGCGGTCCCGTGGATTCACCAAACTTCTTCCGGTCACCAACCCTCTGCTGATGATGTCTGCGATGCAGCTCGCGCAAAGGATTCGTCGGAGAGAG GTGTCGAGCGTGGAGGTGGTGCAGGCCTACATTGACAGGATTCAGGAGGTGAACCCGCTGCTCAATGCTATGGTGCAGGACAG gtTTGCAGCAGCGTTGCTAGAGGCAGCCCAGGTGGACAAGCTGATCGAGGAGGAGACCGGGGGAGAGGATGTTCTGGAGGATAGACTTCCCCTGCTGGGGGTCCCCCTCACTGTCAAAGAGGCCTTCGCTCTACGGG GCATGCCTAACACCGCAGGTGTGGTTTCCCGGCGCGGGATCCTTTCAGTGGGGGACGCCCCTCCCGTGGCCCTGTTAAAGAGGGCCGGGGCCATCCCCCTGGGGGTCACCAACTCCAGCGAGCTCTGCATGTGGTCCGAGTCCCACAACCACCTATACGGCATTTGCAATAATCCCTATGACCAGGAGAGGACACCAGGCGGCAGCTCAG gtggagagggtagtataCTTGGCGGTGGAGCATCAGTGATCGGGATAGGTTCTGACATCGGTGGAAGTATCCGTATGCCGTGCTTCTTCAATGGCGTTTTTGGCCATAAAACCACACCAG GTGTAATATCTAATGATTGTCAGTACCCCCCTGCCTCTGGTCGTCATGAGGACTACCTCAGTACTGGCCCCATGTGTCGTTATGCTGAGGACCTTCTGCCCATGCTCAGGATCATGGCTGGACCCAATGCTCACAA ATTGTCTTTGTCCGTTGAGGTGGATCTGAGGAACCTGCGTTTCTTCTCTATCCCTCACGATGGAGGCTCTCCTCTGGTGAGTGCTGTAGATGAACAGCTCCTTCAAGCCCAGAGGAGG GTGGTGGAGCGGCTCGAGTCTGACCTAGGGGTCAAGGTTCAGGAGGTGCGGCTCTCTGGGCTCAAATATGGCTTCCAGATCTGGGATACGTACATGGGGCTCCCCGACAAGGAGGGCAAG CGCCCCACACCCTTCCAAGTGTTGATGGGGGAACCAGGGAGGCCGGTGTGGCCAGTGTGGGAGCTGGCCAAGTGGATGATGGGAAGGTCCCCTCACACCATGGCTGCTATTG GCCTGGCCTTGGTAGAGATTACCAGCTCATCCAAGCCCTCTCCCTTCATCCTGAAGCAGAAAGAGAAGCTACAGAAGGAGATTGAGGAGCTGTTGGGTACAGATGGGGTTCTCCTGTACCCCACCTACCCTCACCTCGCCCCCAAACACCACCACCCCCTCTTCACACCCTTCAACTTCGCCTACACAG GGGTCATCAACATCCTGGGGCTGCCTGTGACCCAGTGCCCTCTGGGGTTGAGTGTAGAGGGTCTTCCCCTGGGGGTGCAGGTGGTGACTGGGAAGCACCAGGATCGCCTGTCCCTAGCCATGGCCCTCTACCTGGAGAAGACCTACGGAGGCTGGAGAGACCCTGGAGCCGCCTGA
- the faah2b gene encoding fatty-acid amide hydrolase 2-B isoform X2, whose amino-acid sequence MALTRLERAQVSSVEVVQAYIDRIQEVNPLLNAMVQDRFAAALLEAAQVDKLIEEETGGEDVLEDRLPLLGVPLTVKEAFALRGMPNTAGVVSRRGILSVGDAPPVALLKRAGAIPLGVTNSSELCMWSESHNHLYGICNNPYDQERTPGGSSGGEGSILGGGASVIGIGSDIGGSIRMPCFFNGVFGHKTTPGVISNDCQYPPASGRHEDYLSTGPMCRYAEDLLPMLRIMAGPNAHKLSLSVEVDLRNLRFFSIPHDGGSPLVSAVDEQLLQAQRRVVERLESDLGVKVQEVRLSGLKYGFQIWDTYMGLPDKEGKRPTPFQVLMGEPGRPVWPVWELAKWMMGRSPHTMAAIGLALVEITSSSKPSPFILKQKEKLQKEIEELLGTDGVLLYPTYPHLAPKHHHPLFTPFNFAYTGVINILGLPVTQCPLGLSVEGLPLGVQVVTGKHQDRLSLAMALYLEKTYGGWRDPGAA is encoded by the exons ATGGCGTTGACCCGGCTAGAACGGGCCCAG GTGTCGAGCGTGGAGGTGGTGCAGGCCTACATTGACAGGATTCAGGAGGTGAACCCGCTGCTCAATGCTATGGTGCAGGACAG gtTTGCAGCAGCGTTGCTAGAGGCAGCCCAGGTGGACAAGCTGATCGAGGAGGAGACCGGGGGAGAGGATGTTCTGGAGGATAGACTTCCCCTGCTGGGGGTCCCCCTCACTGTCAAAGAGGCCTTCGCTCTACGGG GCATGCCTAACACCGCAGGTGTGGTTTCCCGGCGCGGGATCCTTTCAGTGGGGGACGCCCCTCCCGTGGCCCTGTTAAAGAGGGCCGGGGCCATCCCCCTGGGGGTCACCAACTCCAGCGAGCTCTGCATGTGGTCCGAGTCCCACAACCACCTATACGGCATTTGCAATAATCCCTATGACCAGGAGAGGACACCAGGCGGCAGCTCAG gtggagagggtagtataCTTGGCGGTGGAGCATCAGTGATCGGGATAGGTTCTGACATCGGTGGAAGTATCCGTATGCCGTGCTTCTTCAATGGCGTTTTTGGCCATAAAACCACACCAG GTGTAATATCTAATGATTGTCAGTACCCCCCTGCCTCTGGTCGTCATGAGGACTACCTCAGTACTGGCCCCATGTGTCGTTATGCTGAGGACCTTCTGCCCATGCTCAGGATCATGGCTGGACCCAATGCTCACAA ATTGTCTTTGTCCGTTGAGGTGGATCTGAGGAACCTGCGTTTCTTCTCTATCCCTCACGATGGAGGCTCTCCTCTGGTGAGTGCTGTAGATGAACAGCTCCTTCAAGCCCAGAGGAGG GTGGTGGAGCGGCTCGAGTCTGACCTAGGGGTCAAGGTTCAGGAGGTGCGGCTCTCTGGGCTCAAATATGGCTTCCAGATCTGGGATACGTACATGGGGCTCCCCGACAAGGAGGGCAAG CGCCCCACACCCTTCCAAGTGTTGATGGGGGAACCAGGGAGGCCGGTGTGGCCAGTGTGGGAGCTGGCCAAGTGGATGATGGGAAGGTCCCCTCACACCATGGCTGCTATTG GCCTGGCCTTGGTAGAGATTACCAGCTCATCCAAGCCCTCTCCCTTCATCCTGAAGCAGAAAGAGAAGCTACAGAAGGAGATTGAGGAGCTGTTGGGTACAGATGGGGTTCTCCTGTACCCCACCTACCCTCACCTCGCCCCCAAACACCACCACCCCCTCTTCACACCCTTCAACTTCGCCTACACAG GGGTCATCAACATCCTGGGGCTGCCTGTGACCCAGTGCCCTCTGGGGTTGAGTGTAGAGGGTCTTCCCCTGGGGGTGCAGGTGGTGACTGGGAAGCACCAGGATCGCCTGTCCCTAGCCATGGCCCTCTACCTGGAGAAGACCTACGGAGGCTGGAGAGACCCTGGAGCCGCCTGA